One genomic segment of Pedobacter endophyticus includes these proteins:
- the truA gene encoding tRNA pseudouridine(38-40) synthase TruA, whose translation MNKKRYFIQIAYDGSLYHGWQTQPNAITVQELLDKAMSVFFRQPIETLGCGRTDTGVHAKEFYAHFDVENPDESKVLSALGGINALLPYQIAAKRIIPVANDAHARFDATARAYKYYLHFEKDPFKLNRSWLIKDRLDIDLMNKAAELLFNYTDFSCFSKSNTQTFTNNCKITKAIFEQGEDGLVFTIEADRFLRNMVRAIMGTLVRIGKHEINLADFKAIIESKNRSNAGQSVPACGLYLVKVQYEYVK comes from the coding sequence TTGAACAAAAAACGGTACTTCATACAAATCGCATACGATGGCAGCTTATACCACGGCTGGCAAACCCAACCCAACGCAATTACTGTTCAAGAATTGCTGGATAAGGCCATGTCTGTTTTTTTTAGGCAACCGATTGAAACCCTCGGCTGCGGACGAACGGATACAGGTGTGCACGCCAAAGAGTTTTATGCCCATTTTGATGTTGAAAACCCGGACGAAAGTAAGGTTTTAAGTGCCCTAGGCGGAATAAATGCGTTGTTGCCGTATCAAATTGCAGCTAAGCGGATTATTCCTGTTGCTAATGATGCGCATGCACGGTTTGATGCCACGGCCCGGGCCTACAAGTATTACCTGCACTTTGAAAAGGATCCTTTTAAACTCAACAGATCGTGGTTAATTAAAGATCGGTTGGATATTGATTTGATGAACAAAGCGGCAGAGTTATTGTTTAATTATACCGATTTCTCGTGCTTTAGCAAATCGAACACCCAAACATTTACCAACAATTGTAAAATAACAAAAGCTATTTTTGAGCAGGGCGAAGATGGTTTGGTATTTACTATCGAAGCTGACCGTTTTTTAAGAAATATGGTTCGGGCCATTATGGGAACATTGGTACGAATAGGTAAACATGAAATCAATTTAGCAGATTTTAAAGCAATTATCGAAAGCAAAAACCGTAGTAATGCAGGTCAATCGGTACCCGCCTGCGGCTTGTATCTGGTTAAGGTACAATATGAGTATGTAAAGTGA
- a CDS encoding DUF4293 domain-containing protein — protein MIQRIQSIWLFLATLVLVLMLFLPIATKELAGTKSGIYTSGLYLTSLAKPGVNVKIESFLPLLITNIAVAVMCFFNIFNFRRRTLQKRIAIFTIAAIAGFAFWCSVYAKKLPGGIEGANFGVGIYLPALAVLFIIFAIFGINKDEKLIRSAERLR, from the coding sequence ATGATACAAAGAATACAATCAATCTGGCTTTTTTTAGCGACTTTAGTCTTGGTTTTAATGCTTTTTTTACCCATCGCAACTAAGGAATTGGCGGGTACAAAATCAGGAATTTATACCTCTGGCTTATATTTAACGTCGCTTGCCAAACCCGGCGTAAACGTTAAAATTGAATCATTTCTACCGCTTTTAATTACCAACATTGCCGTGGCCGTAATGTGTTTTTTCAATATTTTCAATTTCAGAAGAAGAACCCTTCAAAAACGAATTGCAATTTTTACAATAGCCGCTATTGCAGGCTTTGCTTTTTGGTGCAGTGTATATGCAAAAAAGCTTCCGGGTGGCATTGAGGGGGCTAATTTTGGCGTCGGCATATACTTACCAGCCCTGGCCGTTTTATTCATCATTTTTGCCATCTTCGGCATTAATAAAGATGAAAAACTGATCCGATCAGCAGAAAGGTTGAGGTGA
- a CDS encoding DUF4256 domain-containing protein, with the protein MEISAGQTATLLALLKARFDKNLGRHQAIKWENVLAKLEANKQKLWSLHQMEATGGEPDLVDYDDETNEFTFYDCSAESPKGRRSVCYDQEALEARKEHKPANSALQMAADMGITLLNEAQYGQLQQLGKFDTKTSSWVATPPEIRTLGGALFCDRRYNTVFLYHNGAESYYAARGFRGMLKV; encoded by the coding sequence ATGGAAATATCTGCCGGGCAAACCGCAACCTTATTGGCTTTATTAAAGGCACGTTTCGATAAAAATCTGGGCCGACATCAGGCAATAAAGTGGGAAAACGTGTTGGCTAAACTCGAAGCCAATAAGCAAAAGCTTTGGTCGTTACACCAAATGGAAGCTACCGGCGGCGAACCCGATTTGGTTGATTACGACGACGAAACGAACGAATTTACTTTTTACGACTGTTCGGCTGAGAGCCCAAAAGGCAGGCGAAGTGTTTGCTATGATCAGGAAGCGTTAGAAGCCAGAAAAGAGCATAAACCTGCAAACAGCGCCTTGCAAATGGCTGCAGACATGGGCATAACCCTATTAAATGAAGCCCAGTACGGCCAATTGCAACAGCTTGGAAAGTTTGATACTAAAACCTCGAGCTGGGTGGCCACTCCACCCGAGATCAGAACATTAGGTGGTGCCCTTTTCTGCGATCGCCGTTACAATACCGTATTTTTGTACCACAACGGGGCCGAATCTTATTACGCAGCACGGGGTTTCAGGGGAATGCTGAAAGTTTAA
- a CDS encoding methylated-DNA--[protein]-cysteine S-methyltransferase, whose amino-acid sequence MDVQDEINFNRIAEAIAFIKNNFKTQPRLTEVAENVNLSSFHFQRLFSEWAGTSPKRFLQYISISHAKQLLRNNQSLFQTALEVGLSGTSRLHDLFINIEGMTPGEYKNGGENLSINYSFSETRFGNILVASTLKGICHLAFYDDESVALSNLKSKFPRAQYQQTIDRLQQDALFIFNHDWTNIEQIKLHLKGTSFQLKVWETLLKIPLGSLTTYGTIAKQLQNPNASRAVGTAIGDNPVAFLIPCHRVIQSNGALGGYHWGIDRKTAMIGWEAAKIEIT is encoded by the coding sequence ATGGATGTACAAGATGAAATTAACTTTAACCGTATTGCCGAGGCCATTGCCTTTATAAAGAACAATTTTAAAACCCAGCCCCGGTTAACTGAAGTTGCCGAAAACGTAAACCTCAGTTCCTTTCACTTTCAACGATTGTTTAGCGAATGGGCAGGCACGAGCCCGAAAAGATTTTTACAGTACATCAGCATCAGCCACGCTAAACAGTTGTTGCGCAATAACCAAAGCTTGTTCCAAACCGCTTTGGAGGTGGGCCTGTCGGGCACCAGTCGTTTGCATGATCTTTTCATCAATATTGAGGGGATGACGCCCGGCGAGTATAAAAACGGAGGCGAGAATCTGTCAATCAACTATAGTTTTTCTGAAACCCGTTTCGGAAACATTCTGGTAGCCTCTACCTTAAAAGGAATTTGTCATCTGGCATTTTACGATGATGAAAGTGTGGCGCTTTCAAACTTGAAAAGTAAATTTCCACGAGCGCAGTACCAGCAAACTATTGATAGACTGCAACAAGATGCCCTATTTATTTTTAACCACGACTGGACTAATATTGAGCAAATAAAACTGCACTTAAAAGGAACCAGCTTTCAGCTCAAGGTGTGGGAAACGTTGTTAAAAATCCCTTTGGGTAGCCTGACAACTTACGGTACTATTGCCAAACAGCTGCAAAACCCAAACGCATCAAGGGCTGTAGGCACGGCTATTGGCGATAACCCCGTAGCCTTTCTTATCCCTTGTCACCGCGTAATACAATCGAATGGTGCCCTCGGCGGTTATCATTGGGGGATAGATAGAAAAACGGCTATGATTGGCTGGGAAGCTGCCAAAATTGAGATCACATAG
- a CDS encoding Ada metal-binding domain-containing protein codes for MKIENRVFFKTENEALAMGFRPCGHCLKQQYNQWTYLTRT; via the coding sequence ATGAAAATAGAGAACCGTGTATTCTTTAAAACTGAAAATGAAGCTTTGGCCATGGGATTTAGACCATGCGGGCATTGCTTAAAACAACAATACAATCAATGGACTTATTTAACCAGGACATAA
- a CDS encoding alpha-ketoglutarate-dependent dioxygenase AlkB family protein, which produces MDLFNQDINTQSNLLPYGGTVNYYGFLFPVSEADYYYRVLMDSVAWKNDEAFIMGKHIITKRKVAWYGDKEYSYTYSRASKIALPWTSDLLALKNIVEEKTQASYNSCLLNLYHNGDEGMAYHSDDEKALAEHSAIASVSFGAERNFLFKHKETKQTVSMRLAHGSLLVMKGETQKNWLHRLPPTKKATTPRINLTFRTMVA; this is translated from the coding sequence ATGGACTTATTTAACCAGGACATAAACACGCAAAGCAACTTGTTGCCTTACGGCGGAACGGTAAATTATTATGGTTTCTTGTTTCCGGTAAGCGAAGCCGATTACTACTATCGGGTTTTAATGGACAGCGTTGCCTGGAAAAACGACGAGGCGTTTATAATGGGTAAGCACATCATAACAAAAAGAAAAGTTGCCTGGTATGGCGATAAAGAATATTCGTACACCTATTCGCGGGCCTCAAAAATAGCGTTACCGTGGACAAGCGACCTGCTGGCGCTTAAAAATATTGTAGAAGAAAAAACACAAGCCAGCTACAATTCGTGCCTATTAAATTTATACCATAACGGCGATGAGGGCATGGCCTACCATAGCGACGATGAGAAAGCCCTTGCCGAGCACTCGGCCATTGCTTCTGTAAGTTTTGGCGCTGAGCGAAACTTCCTCTTTAAACACAAAGAAACTAAGCAAACGGTTTCAATGCGATTAGCGCACGGCAGTTTACTGGTAATGAAGGGAGAAACGCAGAAAAACTGGCTTCACCGTTTGCCGCCTACGAAAAAAGCAACCACGCCGAGGATAAATCTTACCTTTAGAACAATGGTTGCTTAG
- a CDS encoding GNAT family N-acetyltransferase, producing the protein MAIESERLILRELTAEDASGMFKMDSDPEVHKYLGNKPVKSIEQSIRDIEFIRNQYRENGIGRWAVILKSTGEFIGWSGLKLISESINGQTNYYDVGYRFIREYWGKGYATESAKTAINFAFEVLKAPEVIGLANVKNLGSIHVLEKLGLKKRSVFDYDGEPHHWMSIKNEVRQIPN; encoded by the coding sequence ATGGCAATTGAAAGTGAGCGGCTTATTTTAAGGGAACTTACCGCTGAAGACGCTTCGGGGATGTTTAAAATGGACTCAGACCCAGAGGTACACAAATATCTGGGAAATAAACCCGTAAAAAGCATTGAGCAAAGTATTCGAGACATCGAATTTATCCGTAATCAATACCGTGAGAATGGAATTGGCAGATGGGCGGTGATCTTGAAGTCAACCGGAGAATTTATAGGATGGAGCGGCTTAAAACTCATCTCCGAATCAATCAATGGCCAAACGAACTATTACGATGTTGGTTACCGTTTTATTAGGGAGTATTGGGGCAAGGGTTACGCAACCGAATCGGCAAAAACAGCAATTAATTTTGCCTTTGAGGTATTAAAAGCACCAGAAGTTATAGGTTTGGCAAATGTAAAAAACCTTGGATCGATTCATGTACTCGAAAAATTAGGGCTCAAAAAAAGATCCGTTTTTGATTACGACGGAGAACCACATCACTGGATGAGCATTAAGAATGAAGTGAGGCAAATTCCAAATTAA
- a CDS encoding alkylphosphonate utilization protein: MEVKDSNGNLLNEGDSVTVIKTLKVKGMSSDIKQGTAVKNIRLTDDPKAIEGKVNGTVLVLKTEFLKKKN, encoded by the coding sequence ATGGAAGTTAAAGACAGCAATGGCAACCTTTTAAACGAGGGCGATTCGGTAACGGTAATTAAAACGCTTAAAGTTAAGGGGATGTCGTCAGACATTAAACAGGGCACCGCCGTTAAAAACATCCGTTTAACTGATGACCCAAAAGCCATTGAAGGAAAGGTAAACGGCACTGTTTTAGTCTTAAAAACTGAATTTCTCAAGAAAAAGAATTAA
- a CDS encoding META domain-containing protein, producing MKNLFICGMLICLFSACLEKIDTSKLKNTNWELSSLPDLALPANAKATLNFGDSLNVTGKSFCNNYGGKVELTDNKVAFKNIYGTKMLCMQNDAAERAYLSALNRVNGAKMENDMLYLLTDSKTVLVFKRAN from the coding sequence ATGAAAAATCTGTTCATCTGCGGAATGTTGATCTGCCTGTTTAGTGCGTGTTTAGAAAAAATTGACACGTCGAAATTGAAGAATACGAATTGGGAGCTTTCGAGCCTTCCAGACTTGGCATTGCCCGCAAATGCAAAAGCCACACTTAACTTTGGCGACAGCCTGAACGTAACCGGCAAATCATTTTGCAACAATTACGGCGGCAAAGTAGAGTTGACAGATAACAAAGTGGCTTTTAAGAACATTTACGGTACCAAGATGTTATGCATGCAAAACGACGCGGCCGAACGCGCTTACTTATCGGCCTTAAACCGGGTTAATGGCGCTAAAATGGAAAACGACATGCTTTATTTGCTTACCGATAGCAAAACCGTGCTGGTTTTTAAGCGGGCGAACTAA
- a CDS encoding YihY/virulence factor BrkB family protein translates to MAINIINDLKFFFSTGRKAFNLFQKNDPLRLAGATAFFTNFALPPILVILIRLFGMFTDRKLLVIHIFERLANILDQDSIQQIRSTLRNIRGIDQAWYITLFSFIFFLFVATTLFNVIKNSLEQIWNIGHKQKKGLMATLKSRAISVTIILLAGILFLIGLLADSFQAVIGSYLKTTSPSFELVLTSILNQLVFVVIVTIWFTILFRFLTNGRPTWKAAFSGGLLTGCLFTAGKYILRILLPLSNISNIYGSAGSIIVIMLFVFYSSLIFYFGASFIKALSVERSTPIVPKNGSFAYELTEVDLSEDH, encoded by the coding sequence ATGGCGATAAACATTATAAATGATTTAAAATTCTTTTTTTCTACCGGAAGAAAAGCGTTTAATCTATTTCAAAAAAATGATCCATTGCGTTTGGCGGGGGCCACTGCATTTTTTACCAATTTTGCACTCCCTCCTATCCTGGTAATATTGATCAGGCTTTTTGGCATGTTTACCGATCGTAAGCTATTGGTCATCCATATTTTTGAGCGGCTGGCAAACATTCTCGATCAGGATAGCATCCAACAAATCCGCTCTACGCTGCGGAACATCAGGGGGATTGACCAGGCCTGGTACATTACGTTGTTTAGTTTTATTTTTTTCTTGTTTGTAGCAACCACGTTGTTTAATGTAATTAAAAATTCGTTGGAGCAAATCTGGAACATTGGCCACAAACAGAAAAAGGGCCTTATGGCAACGCTAAAATCAAGGGCGATATCGGTAACCATTATCCTCTTGGCAGGAATACTGTTTCTTATTGGCTTGCTTGCCGATAGTTTTCAGGCGGTAATAGGTTCGTACCTTAAAACAACGTCTCCATCGTTTGAACTCGTACTTACCTCAATACTTAATCAATTGGTTTTTGTAGTTATTGTTACCATTTGGTTTACCATATTGTTTCGCTTTTTAACCAATGGGAGGCCAACATGGAAAGCGGCCTTTTCTGGCGGGCTTTTAACAGGCTGCTTATTTACGGCTGGCAAGTACATCCTCCGGATTTTGCTGCCACTAAGCAACATCAGCAATATTTACGGCTCAGCAGGCTCAATCATTGTGATTATGCTTTTCGTATTTTACTCTTCGCTCATATTTTATTTTGGCGCTTCGTTTATAAAGGCTTTGAGTGTAGAAAGGTCAACACCAATCGTTCCTAAAAATGGATCGTTTGCCTACGAGCTTACGGAGGTAGATTTAAGCGAAGATCATTAA
- a CDS encoding porin family protein, translated as MKLLTLTAAFLFVGYFAQAQVLPSFQFGIKAGANLSRFDSDHTFSSDNRAGYYAGVWARLGAAGIFFQPELYISGKQADLVSDETGQVNKVRFTSLDVPLLVGTKFGAAGVGLRLNTGPMFSLILDEHQSFGEAAGNVFNADFKNQALSWQFGAGLDVNKLSFDARYVLGISKINNSGYPPTRLSLFTIGLGYRLF; from the coding sequence ATGAAACTGTTAACACTAACCGCCGCTTTTTTATTTGTTGGATACTTTGCGCAAGCGCAGGTTTTACCTTCGTTTCAATTTGGAATCAAAGCAGGGGCAAACCTGTCTCGATTTGATAGCGACCATACCTTTAGCAGTGATAACCGCGCAGGCTATTACGCGGGGGTTTGGGCAAGGTTAGGTGCAGCAGGCATATTCTTCCAGCCAGAGCTGTATATTTCGGGCAAACAAGCAGATTTAGTTAGTGACGAAACTGGTCAGGTAAACAAAGTGCGTTTTACAAGTTTAGATGTGCCGCTATTGGTGGGCACGAAATTTGGCGCCGCCGGAGTTGGCCTTCGGTTGAATACCGGACCGATGTTTTCACTTATTTTAGATGAACATCAGAGCTTCGGTGAAGCAGCAGGAAACGTTTTCAACGCCGATTTTAAAAATCAGGCACTTTCCTGGCAGTTTGGCGCAGGGCTTGATGTTAACAAGCTAAGTTTCGACGCCCGTTATGTGCTGGGAATTTCGAAGATCAATAACTCTGGCTACCCACCAACAAGATTAAGTTTGTTTACTATCGGGTTGGGCTACCGCCTTTTCTAG
- a CDS encoding tetratricopeptide repeat protein encodes MKNILFIFLFSIIYLGGYTQESPSIDKEKLFDLYQTQRYAEAGDYLKGAYGDETSDLKALTQIGYCFLMAGNNVEAEKFYAKAYALQPQSLPILFSLANISTKRGNSAKAKLFYGEIAKIDSNNFNVFKLLANLYTQDSVKLVYLLKANQINPKEGDVASDLAEVYSTYQDYETAYRVLDVAIQADSENLVLQRAKLPIANQLKKYSEVIASGERLLKDETDAAVVKDVAKAYYFTKQYQKAINLFKVLESLAMQNEATLYYTALSYRGLNNLTQSAIYTKKTIDEAVSPNISSYYVLLGLVYQENKQAKLAAGAFKKGLQFAPNPTLYYRLAILYDTKLNQQKTALTYYKLFMKSKPKAKDEKEEIAYTEARIAQLQSK; translated from the coding sequence ATGAAAAACATCCTCTTCATTTTTCTATTTTCGATTATTTACCTCGGCGGTTATACTCAGGAAAGTCCTTCTATCGACAAGGAAAAACTTTTCGATCTGTATCAAACCCAACGCTATGCAGAGGCTGGCGATTACCTAAAAGGTGCTTATGGCGATGAAACAAGCGACTTAAAAGCACTTACGCAAATTGGTTACTGCTTTTTAATGGCCGGAAATAACGTTGAAGCGGAAAAGTTTTACGCAAAGGCTTATGCACTGCAGCCACAAAGCCTGCCAATTTTGTTTAGCCTGGCCAACATAAGCACCAAACGTGGAAACTCGGCAAAAGCCAAACTGTTTTATGGGGAAATAGCAAAAATCGATAGCAATAATTTTAACGTTTTTAAACTCCTGGCCAATTTGTACACTCAAGATTCGGTTAAGCTGGTCTATTTATTAAAAGCAAATCAAATTAACCCGAAAGAAGGTGACGTGGCCTCCGATTTGGCAGAAGTTTATTCTACCTACCAGGATTATGAAACAGCCTATCGTGTTTTAGATGTAGCCATACAGGCAGACAGCGAAAATTTGGTTCTGCAACGGGCTAAATTACCTATTGCCAATCAATTGAAAAAGTACAGCGAGGTTATCGCATCCGGCGAACGATTATTAAAAGACGAAACTGACGCAGCAGTGGTTAAAGATGTTGCCAAAGCTTATTATTTTACCAAGCAATATCAAAAAGCGATAAATTTGTTTAAAGTACTGGAAAGCCTGGCGATGCAAAACGAAGCGACATTATATTACACGGCCTTAAGCTACCGTGGGCTGAACAATTTGACGCAATCGGCCATTTATACAAAAAAGACGATAGATGAAGCCGTTTCGCCAAATATATCAAGCTACTATGTGCTTTTGGGACTGGTTTATCAAGAAAATAAACAAGCCAAACTTGCCGCAGGTGCATTTAAAAAAGGGCTTCAATTTGCGCCTAATCCGACGTTGTATTACCGCCTTGCCATTCTTTACGATACGAAGCTCAATCAGCAGAAAACTGCACTTACTTATTATAAGCTATTTATGAAAAGCAAGCCCAAGGCTAAAGATGAGAAAGAGGAAATAGCGTACACGGAGGCCAGGATTGCTCAGCTGCAATCGAAATAA
- a CDS encoding DUF4268 domain-containing protein, with protein sequence MYSREEAAKLKQQFWITFGQYMKPVPSASGSTVHWVNYRTGVKNIFFKMDVTNKKAVIAIQLTHNDDGIRHLIFEQFEVFKSMLSDTLNEEWDWFKDVTDDYGKTISQISMEHANVSVFNQQHWPDLISFFKPRIIALDEFWDNVKPVFESLV encoded by the coding sequence ATGTACAGTAGGGAAGAAGCAGCGAAGCTTAAACAACAATTTTGGATTACTTTCGGCCAGTACATGAAACCGGTTCCATCAGCCAGTGGCTCTACCGTGCATTGGGTAAATTACAGAACGGGCGTGAAAAACATATTTTTTAAGATGGATGTAACCAATAAAAAAGCCGTGATTGCCATTCAGCTTACGCATAACGACGACGGCATTCGCCACTTGATTTTTGAACAGTTTGAAGTTTTCAAATCCATGCTTTCTGATACGCTGAACGAAGAATGGGACTGGTTTAAAGATGTTACCGACGATTATGGCAAAACGATAAGCCAGATTTCGATGGAACACGCGAATGTTAGTGTCTTCAATCAGCAACATTGGCCAGATCTCATTTCATTTTTCAAGCCCAGAATAATTGCACTGGATGAGTTTTGGGACAACGTAAAGCCGGTTTTCGAAAGCTTGGTTTAG
- a CDS encoding sugar phosphate isomerase/epimerase family protein has translation MKKYYPVLLLAVLVTFSFTADQKTVPRLGIVAGLGQDSIAYASGFGMIGESVRRILAPDVTDDAFKQHLQAIKNAKCKVITCNLFFPADIKIAGPDVDEARALRYAETVLSRAQKAGVKMIVLGSGGSRNIPAGYDREKASADFVLLGKKLAQIAAKHKVTIVLENLERTETNFITSLKEAAAIVKAINHPGLKLNADIFHMMRQQEPPSDIVDAGNLVVLSELAEVEKRTLPGVMGDDFKPYLYALKKINYKGFIFIEASTKNPAVEIPIAFSSLTKQLAEVYADDK, from the coding sequence ATGAAAAAATACTATCCAGTTTTGCTCCTTGCTGTGTTGGTCACATTTAGTTTCACGGCAGACCAAAAAACAGTGCCGCGTTTAGGCATCGTTGCAGGTTTGGGCCAGGATAGCATTGCTTATGCCAGCGGTTTCGGGATGATTGGCGAATCGGTAAGGAGAATACTTGCGCCAGATGTAACCGACGACGCTTTTAAACAACATCTGCAAGCAATAAAGAACGCAAAATGTAAGGTGATTACCTGCAATCTTTTCTTCCCTGCCGACATAAAAATTGCCGGGCCCGATGTAGATGAAGCCAGGGCATTGCGTTATGCCGAAACGGTGCTTTCGAGGGCGCAGAAAGCCGGAGTTAAAATGATTGTGCTGGGGAGTGGCGGCTCCAGAAATATCCCCGCTGGTTACGATCGCGAAAAAGCGAGCGCAGATTTTGTTTTATTGGGGAAAAAACTGGCACAAATAGCAGCAAAGCACAAGGTTACCATTGTGCTCGAAAATCTTGAACGGACCGAAACAAATTTCATTACTTCGTTAAAGGAAGCCGCTGCCATTGTTAAAGCGATTAATCATCCCGGTTTAAAGTTAAATGCCGATATTTTTCACATGATGCGACAACAAGAACCACCTAGCGACATTGTTGATGCAGGGAATCTGGTGGTTTTATCTGAACTGGCCGAAGTAGAAAAACGCACGTTGCCCGGTGTAATGGGCGATGACTTTAAACCCTATTTGTACGCACTAAAAAAGATCAATTATAAGGGGTTCATTTTCATCGAGGCAAGCACGAAAAACCCGGCAGTCGAAATTCCGATAGCATTTAGTTCTTTAACCAAACAACTGGCGGAGGTTTATGCCGATGATAAATAG